A DNA window from candidate division KSB1 bacterium contains the following coding sequences:
- a CDS encoding alkaline phosphatase family protein has product MIGNHRRKVLVVGLDCVPPELLFRQYRDELPHVRDLMARGLWGELESCHPPITVPAWSCMMASQDPGQLGIYGFRNRADYSYDKLSIATGNAVKVERVWDLLSRADKKVVVVGVPGTYPPRPVNGVLVSCFLTPGIESQYTHPAGLREEIAGVVGEYMVDVKGFRTEDKDWLLRQIYEMTEKRLRVVRHFLRTKPWDFFMFVEMGTDRIHHGFWKFSDPGHRGYEPGNRHEQAIRDYYRYLDRELGELLAMIDQDTVVLVVSDHGAKKMDGGICINEWLWQNGYLTLHTPPARPTAMDKCAVDWSRTRAWSEGGYYARLFLNVKGREPQGVIEPRDYERVRDELAAKIAAIPDHQGRPLGTQVYTPQALYRATNNIAPDLLIYFGDLSWRSVGTLGTGAIHTFDNDTGPDDANHAQQGILILHDPAQPGGGREIKGMSLYDVAPTILHLLGQTPPPHMIGKSIV; this is encoded by the coding sequence ATGATTGGCAACCATCGCCGCAAAGTACTGGTCGTGGGGCTCGATTGCGTTCCGCCGGAACTTTTGTTTCGGCAATATCGCGACGAGCTGCCGCATGTCCGCGACTTGATGGCGCGCGGCCTGTGGGGTGAATTGGAAAGCTGTCATCCGCCCATCACCGTGCCGGCCTGGTCGTGTATGATGGCGAGCCAGGATCCCGGCCAGCTCGGCATCTACGGCTTTCGCAACCGCGCAGATTACAGTTACGACAAGCTCAGCATCGCCACCGGCAACGCGGTGAAAGTGGAGCGGGTGTGGGACCTGTTGTCACGCGCGGACAAAAAAGTCGTGGTGGTGGGGGTGCCCGGCACGTATCCCCCGCGGCCGGTGAATGGCGTGCTGGTCTCTTGTTTCCTGACGCCTGGCATCGAAAGCCAGTACACCCATCCCGCCGGCCTGCGCGAGGAAATCGCCGGGGTGGTGGGCGAGTACATGGTGGACGTCAAGGGCTTCCGCACCGAAGACAAGGACTGGCTGCTGCGCCAGATCTACGAAATGACCGAGAAGCGTCTGCGTGTGGTGCGGCATTTCCTGCGCACCAAACCGTGGGACTTCTTCATGTTTGTGGAGATGGGCACCGACCGCATTCACCACGGTTTCTGGAAGTTCAGCGACCCCGGCCATCGCGGCTATGAACCCGGCAACCGCCATGAGCAGGCGATACGCGATTACTATCGCTACCTCGACCGCGAGCTGGGTGAATTGCTGGCGATGATCGACCAGGACACGGTGGTGCTGGTGGTGTCGGACCACGGCGCGAAGAAAATGGACGGCGGCATTTGCATCAACGAGTGGCTGTGGCAAAACGGCTATCTCACTCTGCACACGCCGCCAGCCAGACCCACGGCCATGGACAAATGTGCCGTGGACTGGTCACGGACACGGGCCTGGTCGGAAGGCGGTTATTACGCCCGCCTTTTCCTCAATGTCAAAGGCCGTGAACCGCAGGGCGTGATCGAGCCGCGCGACTATGAGCGGGTGCGCGACGAGCTCGCCGCTAAAATCGCGGCCATTCCAGACCATCAGGGCCGGCCGCTTGGCACCCAGGTGTACACGCCGCAGGCGCTCTATCGCGCCACCAACAACATTGCGCCGGACTTGTTGATCTATTTCGGCGATTTGTCCTGGCGGAGTGTCGGCACGCTGGGCACCGGCGCGATTCACACCTTCGACAACGACACCGGACCGGATGATGCCAATCATGCCCAGCAGGGCATCCTGATTTTGCATGATCCGGCCCAACCCGGCGGCGGCCGCGAGATCAAGGGCATGAGCCTGTACGATGTCGCGCCCACGATTCTTCATCTGCTCGGCCAGACGCCGCCGCCGCACATGATTGGCAAAAGCATTGTGTGA
- the cysC gene encoding adenylyl-sulfate kinase: MNDRFAVDDQRGNHSMTHERGCTIWFTGLSGAGKSTITEQLVPLLKQRGCKVEVLDGDVVRTNLSKGLGFSKEDRDTNIRRIGFVCNLLTRNGVFAISAAISPYKAVRDENRALIKDFVEVYVKASLETCIKRDVKGLYKKALAGEIKEFTGISDPYEPPDNPEVICETEKETPQESARKIVRRLEELGYLVPAGNNGDGYSSQEEEVVKQRLTELGYL; encoded by the coding sequence ATTAATGATCGATTTGCAGTTGATGACCAACGAGGAAACCACAGCATGACACACGAACGAGGCTGCACCATTTGGTTTACGGGATTGTCCGGCGCAGGCAAATCCACGATCACCGAACAACTTGTCCCCCTGCTCAAGCAGCGCGGCTGCAAGGTTGAAGTGCTGGATGGTGACGTGGTGCGCACCAACCTCAGCAAGGGGCTGGGCTTCTCCAAGGAGGATCGCGACACCAACATCCGCCGTATCGGGTTTGTCTGCAATCTGCTCACCCGCAACGGTGTGTTTGCGATTTCCGCAGCCATTTCGCCCTACAAGGCCGTCCGCGATGAAAACCGCGCCTTGATCAAGGATTTTGTCGAAGTCTATGTCAAGGCCTCCCTGGAAACCTGCATCAAGCGCGATGTCAAGGGTCTCTACAAGAAGGCACTCGCCGGCGAGATCAAGGAATTCACCGGCATCAGCGACCCCTATGAGCCGCCGGACAACCCGGAGGTGATTTGCGAGACCGAGAAGGAAACCCCGCAGGAATCCGCGCGCAAGATCGTGCGCCGGCTGGAGGAGCTCGGCTATCTTGTGCCGGCCGGCAACAACGGCGACGGCTACAGCAGCCAGGAAGAAGAAGTCGTGAAGCAACGGCTGACGGAGCTGGGTTATTTGTAA
- a CDS encoding sulfotransferase domain-containing protein — MKDESRQVWVAGYPRSGNTWVNYLCAYCLNLPFRDFDDGRKQPRQEWVRQAVAGRHPWPAPAGFAGVQKTHKLPAELPLRSGCAIYVQRDPRDVFVSHSYYMQHRVNSAMKKFHYKLLGLRGRRAQLRWFIADWRRHVTAWRDHAQATIHYEALLQDGARHLADALATAGFEVPLERAAQALECFRFEKMSGREIGTTINEKSFFRRGGVGDWRNHLSEDENRLFAELLAGARMA, encoded by the coding sequence ATGAAAGATGAATCACGCCAGGTGTGGGTCGCCGGCTATCCCCGCAGCGGCAACACCTGGGTCAACTATCTCTGCGCCTACTGTTTGAATCTGCCGTTCCGTGATTTCGATGATGGCCGCAAGCAACCCCGGCAGGAGTGGGTGCGGCAGGCGGTTGCGGGCCGCCATCCCTGGCCTGCGCCGGCCGGTTTCGCCGGTGTGCAGAAAACGCACAAGCTGCCGGCGGAATTGCCGCTGCGGTCCGGTTGTGCCATTTACGTGCAGCGTGATCCGCGCGATGTCTTTGTCAGCCATTCCTACTACATGCAGCACCGGGTCAACAGCGCGATGAAGAAATTTCATTACAAGTTGCTGGGGCTGCGCGGCCGCCGCGCGCAGTTGCGCTGGTTCATCGCCGACTGGCGCCGGCATGTGACCGCCTGGCGTGATCACGCGCAGGCGACGATTCACTATGAAGCGCTGCTGCAGGACGGTGCCCGTCACCTGGCCGACGCCCTGGCCACGGCTGGTTTTGAAGTGCCGCTCGAACGCGCCGCACAGGCACTGGAATGCTTTCGTTTCGAGAAAATGAGCGGCCGTGAGATCGGCACCACAATCAACGAGAAAAGCTTTTTCCGGCGCGGTGGCGTCGGCGACTGGCGGAATCATTTGAGTGAAGATGAAAACCGGCTGTTTGCCGAGCTGCTTGCCGGGGCACGCATGGCATGA
- a CDS encoding alkaline phosphatase family protein — MFAFLKKDRARRVVVISIDGVPYDFMQKHIAAGDFPHFKKLAEKGSFRRMNSVQPCISSIAWSSYMTGKNPAKHNIFGFVDRKPGTYDLFVPTSAHMTSETIWEIMSRAGKRVFVMNVPVTYPPRPVNGILVGCFLCTQIEKIAYPAHVGRELKAMGYKIDADAALARENRDRFLAECNEALHKRVQAMFHYLAQEPWDFFQCHIMETDRMNHFFWEHMEKDDPVYAKAFFDFYKRVDEVLGEVDRKIGGEAELIILSDHGFCTIKKEIYLNWYLAEAGLLKFKKTPPSSLADMHPESLGYSLIPGRVFVNLQGREPQGTVPPAQYEAAREKLSEALLGFVDPDNQAPIIRRVIKREEIYNGQNCKQAADLIAVPYDGYDLKGDLRKTIPGEKTALVGMHTFEDSLLFIRDREIVRGHNELWIGDLAPTILKLMKLPIPPDMDGVALL; from the coding sequence ATGTTTGCATTTCTCAAAAAAGATCGTGCCCGCCGCGTGGTCGTCATTTCAATCGACGGGGTGCCCTATGACTTCATGCAGAAGCACATTGCCGCCGGCGATTTTCCCCACTTCAAAAAACTGGCGGAAAAGGGCTCGTTCCGCCGCATGAACTCGGTGCAGCCCTGCATTTCCTCGATTGCCTGGTCGAGCTACATGACCGGCAAGAACCCGGCCAAGCACAACATCTTCGGTTTCGTTGACCGCAAACCCGGCACCTATGATCTCTTCGTGCCGACTTCGGCACACATGACCAGCGAAACCATTTGGGAGATCATGAGCCGCGCCGGCAAGCGCGTGTTTGTCATGAATGTGCCGGTGACTTATCCCCCGCGCCCGGTCAACGGCATTTTGGTGGGATGTTTTCTCTGCACGCAAATCGAAAAGATCGCCTATCCCGCCCACGTCGGCAGGGAACTGAAGGCGATGGGCTACAAGATCGATGCCGATGCCGCCCTCGCGCGCGAGAATCGCGATCGCTTTCTCGCGGAGTGCAACGAAGCGTTGCACAAGCGCGTGCAGGCCATGTTTCATTACCTGGCGCAGGAACCGTGGGATTTCTTTCAGTGCCACATCATGGAAACCGACCGGATGAATCACTTCTTCTGGGAGCACATGGAGAAGGATGATCCGGTGTATGCCAAAGCCTTTTTCGACTTCTACAAGCGCGTCGATGAAGTGCTGGGCGAGGTCGACCGCAAAATCGGCGGGGAGGCCGAGTTGATCATTCTCTCGGATCACGGCTTTTGCACCATTAAGAAGGAGATTTATCTCAACTGGTATCTGGCCGAGGCCGGCCTGTTGAAATTCAAGAAGACGCCGCCCAGTTCCCTGGCGGACATGCATCCGGAGTCGCTGGGCTACAGTCTGATTCCCGGCCGCGTGTTCGTGAATCTGCAGGGGCGCGAGCCGCAGGGCACGGTGCCGCCGGCGCAGTACGAAGCCGCACGCGAGAAATTGAGCGAGGCCCTGCTCGGCTTCGTTGACCCCGACAACCAGGCGCCCATCATCCGCCGGGTGATCAAGCGCGAGGAAATCTATAACGGCCAAAATTGCAAGCAGGCCGCGGATTTGATCGCGGTGCCGTATGACGGCTATGATCTCAAGGGCGATCTGCGCAAGACCATCCCCGGCGAAAAAACTGCACTGGTGGGCATGCACACCTTCGAGGATTCCCTGCTCTTTATCCGCGATCGTGAGATTGTGCGCGGGCACAATGAGCTGTGGATCGGCGACCTGGCGCCCACCATCCTGAAGTTGATGAAGCTGCCGATCCCGCCGGACATGGATGGTGTCGCGCTGCTTTAG
- a CDS encoding NAD(P)-dependent oxidoreductase: protein MKLLVTGGAGYVGSVLIPRLLTAGHRVRVLDNLMYGGASLLPFFSDPKFEFLKGNILDEARVREATRGVDAIIHLAAIVGYPACKKNEQLAHDVNYIGTKIVEKNRDRNQLLIYASTGSNYGAVVGQICTEETPLNPLTIYGTTKTQAERHLLASPNTICFRYATAFGVSPRMRLDLLINDFVYQAVKVRNLIVYERTFKRTFIHVIDMARSFMFALENADRMIGQVYNVGSEQMNYSKEQIAELVRRKVDFYLHYADVGKDEDQRNYEVSYAKINALGFYTTISVEEGVDELIRAYETIDLRNPLSNV from the coding sequence ATGAAACTACTCGTCACCGGCGGTGCCGGCTATGTCGGCTCCGTTCTGATTCCGCGCCTGCTCACTGCCGGGCATCGCGTGCGTGTGCTGGACAACTTGATGTACGGCGGGGCCAGCCTGCTGCCGTTTTTCAGCGATCCCAAATTCGAGTTTCTCAAGGGCAACATCCTCGATGAAGCGCGCGTGCGGGAGGCCACCCGCGGCGTCGACGCCATCATCCATCTGGCCGCCATCGTTGGTTATCCCGCCTGCAAGAAAAACGAGCAGCTTGCGCACGATGTCAATTACATCGGCACCAAAATCGTCGAGAAGAACCGCGACCGCAACCAGTTGCTGATTTACGCTTCCACCGGCTCCAACTACGGCGCGGTCGTTGGTCAAATTTGCACCGAGGAAACACCGCTCAATCCGCTCACCATCTACGGCACCACCAAGACCCAGGCGGAGCGCCACCTGCTGGCTTCACCCAACACCATTTGCTTCCGCTACGCCACCGCTTTCGGCGTGTCGCCGCGCATGCGCCTGGATTTGCTGATCAATGACTTCGTTTATCAGGCGGTGAAAGTGCGCAACCTGATCGTCTATGAACGGACCTTCAAGCGCACCTTCATCCACGTCATCGACATGGCGCGCAGCTTCATGTTTGCGCTGGAAAACGCCGACCGCATGATCGGCCAGGTCTACAACGTCGGCTCCGAGCAGATGAACTACAGCAAGGAGCAAATTGCCGAGCTGGTGCGCCGCAAGGTCGATTTCTATCTGCACTACGCCGATGTCGGCAAGGACGAGGACCAGCGCAACTATGAAGTCTCCTATGCCAAAATCAACGCGCTGGGCTTTTACACCACCATCTCCGTCGAAGAAGGCGTGGACGAGCTCATCCGCGCCTACGAAACCATAGACCTCCGCAACCCGCTCAGCAACGTGTGA
- a CDS encoding sulfotransferase, protein MKPTAAGNGAVPRASRQLSLVARLRRRLRRARPPVLLAPAAVTPLAAPPIFVIGVHRSGTTLLRLILDSHSRLACPTESIFLLPLSTLWRDDKAMAGLRAMGFAEEHVLARLREFSNYFFSAYAGACGKPRWADKSPHYIDCLDFIERLYGPHCQYVFIYRHGLDVACSVGEKVIRPAEALKQACGDPYAGGARYWAEQCRKMLAFQAKHAARVFPLRYEALVAEPEKQCRALFAFLGEPWEEQVLQFYKQQHTSAPGLEDPIAATSRGFTPSVGNYHKLPETTVARMRAEAGDVLRALGYET, encoded by the coding sequence GTGAAACCGACCGCCGCCGGCAACGGTGCCGTGCCGCGCGCCAGCCGGCAACTGAGCCTGGTGGCACGTTTGCGCCGCAGACTGCGCCGGGCCCGCCCGCCGGTGCTGCTGGCGCCGGCCGCCGTGACCCCGCTCGCCGCACCGCCGATTTTCGTGATCGGCGTGCATCGCTCGGGCACCACGCTGCTGCGCCTGATCCTCGACAGCCACTCGCGTCTGGCCTGTCCGACCGAGTCGATCTTTTTGCTGCCGTTGAGCACGCTGTGGCGGGATGACAAGGCCATGGCGGGTTTGCGCGCCATGGGCTTCGCGGAAGAGCACGTGCTGGCCAGGCTGCGCGAGTTCAGCAACTACTTTTTTTCCGCGTATGCCGGCGCGTGCGGCAAACCGCGCTGGGCTGATAAAAGCCCGCATTACATCGATTGCCTCGATTTTATCGAGCGGCTGTATGGCCCGCACTGCCAGTATGTTTTCATCTATCGCCACGGTCTGGATGTCGCCTGTTCGGTGGGCGAAAAGGTGATTCGTCCGGCCGAGGCGCTGAAGCAGGCCTGCGGCGATCCCTACGCCGGTGGTGCACGCTACTGGGCGGAGCAATGCCGCAAGATGCTCGCCTTCCAGGCGAAACATGCGGCCCGGGTTTTCCCGCTGCGCTATGAAGCGCTGGTGGCCGAGCCGGAAAAGCAGTGCCGCGCCCTGTTCGCCTTTCTCGGCGAGCCGTGGGAGGAGCAGGTGCTGCAGTTTTACAAGCAGCAACACACCTCCGCGCCGGGTCTGGAAGACCCCATTGCCGCCACCAGCCGCGGCTTCACGCCGAGCGTGGGCAATTACCACAAGCTCCCGGAAACCACCGTGGCGCGCATGCGGGCGGAAGCCGGTGACGTGCTGCGCGCGCTGGGGTATGAAACCTGA
- a CDS encoding NAD-dependent epimerase/dehydratase family protein, translating into MSASNSFWQNKRVLVTGGAGFLGSHIVDRLRPLGCEVIVPRKRDYDFTRLEAAQACFRRHQPHLVIHCAAYYGGIWINQLYPGRIFYENLVMGANLMEAARQAGVEKYVQIGTACSYPGYLENELAEKDLWQGLPHETVVNYGMTKKILAIQGLAYKKQYGFHSIHLILTNLYGPRDTFHPDRSHVVAALIRKFVEAQQAAAAEVEVWGTGRPIREFLYVEDCAEGILRATELYDDTEPLNLGTGVGTSIRELAETLQEVSGFTGTIRWNTAKPDGQAKKILDVTRMKAVLGWQPATPLREGLAKTVAWYVANKAEADQRL; encoded by the coding sequence ATGAGCGCAAGCAATTCCTTCTGGCAAAACAAGCGCGTGCTCGTCACCGGCGGTGCCGGCTTTCTCGGCAGTCACATTGTTGACCGCCTGCGGCCCCTGGGCTGCGAAGTGATCGTCCCGCGCAAACGTGACTATGATTTTACCCGGCTCGAAGCGGCACAGGCATGTTTCCGCCGGCATCAGCCGCATCTGGTGATTCACTGCGCCGCCTACTACGGCGGCATCTGGATCAACCAGTTGTATCCCGGTCGGATCTTCTACGAGAACCTGGTGATGGGCGCGAACCTGATGGAGGCGGCGCGCCAGGCGGGCGTGGAAAAATATGTGCAAATCGGCACGGCCTGCTCCTATCCCGGTTATCTCGAAAACGAGCTGGCGGAGAAAGATTTGTGGCAGGGCCTGCCGCATGAAACCGTGGTGAACTACGGCATGACCAAGAAGATTCTCGCGATTCAGGGCCTGGCCTACAAAAAGCAATATGGTTTCCACAGCATTCATCTGATTCTCACGAATCTCTACGGTCCGCGCGACACGTTTCATCCCGACCGCTCCCACGTGGTGGCGGCGCTGATCCGCAAGTTCGTCGAAGCGCAGCAGGCCGCAGCCGCCGAGGTGGAGGTGTGGGGCACGGGCCGGCCGATCCGCGAGTTCCTCTACGTCGAGGATTGCGCCGAAGGCATCCTGCGCGCCACCGAACTCTACGATGACACTGAACCGCTGAACCTCGGCACCGGCGTGGGCACTTCGATCCGCGAGTTGGCGGAAACGCTGCAGGAAGTTTCCGGCTTTACCGGCACCATTCGCTGGAACACCGCCAAGCCCGACGGCCAGGCGAAAAAAATTCTCGATGTGACGCGCATGAAAGCCGTGCTCGGCTGGCAGCCGGCGACACCGCTGCGCGAGGGGCTGGCGAAAACCGTGGCCTGGTACGTGGCCAACAAAGCCGAGGCGGATCAACGCCTGTGA
- a CDS encoding flippase produces MSAPDKDIQAAVTAAAAPAAAGNGRVKQPRPEAMARSSGIVLLGTLTGRGLNFIAQVVLSKLLGLQAFGLFTYSNALLSFLDGICLGGFSQTTVRYIAMARAQARPADIRRVMRVAVLVITTLSLLISAALFAWRGPIARDWIGQPEMAAVLPWLAVILPVLALLSWLGFALRAFREVGMEALIRRNVQPVALLLFAAGVSLVAPMNVHWAMAAVLASTVLAALFGLLKLRPHLPPATAAPATVATGAMLHFARRVWFSRFSGLVLNQADRLMIGSLSSLSQVGIYHAAFRIADFQTLAMGSFVPMFSTVIAEAHGRGDRPAIINYYRMVVRWSLFVTLPICLACWVFAAPILQLFGGEFVAGVPVLRLIALAALVDAGVGPAGQFLQMMGREKWEMRFLFGAAIMAVALNAVLIPSHGALGAALGSGVAIVILNVSRLLALRKLLGVYPYTVLTVRLLAVGMLALLTVWLVSAAGIWVQGLVLAAIMAAGSWLFCLHPDDRVMLQRLRQRMKSRG; encoded by the coding sequence GTGAGTGCCCCGGACAAAGACATCCAGGCGGCCGTCACGGCGGCGGCCGCGCCGGCCGCCGCCGGCAATGGCCGGGTGAAACAGCCGCGGCCAGAGGCCATGGCGCGCTCCAGCGGCATCGTTTTGCTCGGCACGCTCACCGGGCGCGGCCTCAATTTCATCGCGCAAGTCGTGCTGTCAAAGCTGCTCGGTTTGCAGGCCTTCGGTCTGTTCACCTACAGCAATGCGCTGTTAAGTTTTCTCGACGGCATTTGCCTGGGCGGTTTTTCGCAGACCACCGTGCGCTACATCGCCATGGCGCGCGCGCAGGCCCGGCCCGCGGACATTCGCCGGGTGATGCGCGTGGCAGTGCTGGTCATCACGACGCTCTCGCTGCTCATCAGCGCCGCGCTGTTTGCCTGGCGCGGGCCGATCGCCAGGGACTGGATCGGCCAGCCGGAAATGGCGGCGGTGCTGCCGTGGCTGGCGGTGATCCTGCCGGTGCTGGCGCTGCTCTCCTGGCTGGGCTTTGCATTGCGCGCATTTCGGGAAGTGGGGATGGAGGCATTGATCCGGCGCAATGTGCAGCCCGTTGCGTTGCTGCTGTTCGCCGCCGGGGTGTCGCTGGTGGCACCCATGAACGTGCACTGGGCCATGGCCGCCGTGCTGGCGAGCACCGTGCTGGCGGCGCTGTTCGGCCTGCTCAAATTGCGGCCGCACCTGCCACCGGCCACGGCGGCACCGGCCACGGTCGCCACCGGCGCAATGCTGCACTTTGCGCGGCGGGTGTGGTTCTCGCGCTTTTCGGGATTGGTGTTGAATCAGGCGGACCGGCTGATGATCGGTTCGCTGTCGAGCCTGTCACAGGTCGGCATCTATCACGCCGCGTTTCGCATCGCGGATTTTCAAACGCTGGCGATGGGCTCCTTCGTGCCGATGTTCAGCACGGTGATCGCCGAAGCGCACGGCCGCGGCGACCGGCCCGCCATCATCAATTACTACCGCATGGTGGTGCGCTGGTCGTTGTTCGTCACTCTGCCGATTTGCCTGGCATGCTGGGTTTTTGCCGCTCCGATTTTGCAGTTGTTTGGCGGGGAGTTCGTCGCGGGCGTGCCGGTGTTGCGCCTGATTGCGCTGGCGGCACTGGTGGATGCGGGTGTCGGCCCTGCCGGTCAGTTTCTGCAGATGATGGGTCGCGAGAAATGGGAAATGCGCTTCCTGTTTGGCGCAGCGATCATGGCCGTGGCCTTGAATGCCGTCTTGATTCCCAGTCATGGCGCACTCGGTGCTGCGCTCGGCAGCGGCGTGGCGATCGTGATCTTGAATGTCAGCCGGTTGCTCGCCCTGCGCAAGCTGCTCGGCGTTTATCCCTACACCGTGCTGACCGTGCGCCTGCTCGCGGTGGGTATGCTGGCGCTGTTGACAGTTTGGCTGGTGAGCGCAGCAGGCATCTGGGTGCAAGGCCTGGTCCTGGCCGCCATTATGGCTGCTGGAAGCTGGCTTTTCTGCCTGCATCCGGATGACCGGGTGATGCTGCAGCGCTTGCGCCAGCGGATGAAAAGCCGGGGCTGA
- a CDS encoding alkaline phosphatase family protein: MKNPQLPPRAFCLGLDGGTWTVLQPLMQAGHLPNLVALANDGLSGVLHSTIPPITPAAWSTFMTGCNPGKHGIFDFQGYDRRSNQAYLVNATSLRVPTLWQLLSQHGKRVAVVDLPVTYPPPAVNGVIVSGLMTPGRDSTFTHPAALRSELEAQLGYEWPLLKEEDEGGRLHADFGAFLKKMRLFLDSRVQAMLHLLRRETWDVALLQLQCVDFLQHALWPHLDPAHPDFQPERRQRIIREFFIPLDHAVGELVAAARASMGEQTLVLVLSDHGFQGHRMRAELNHWLHANGFLVPQTTTPARWMRHAGLLRRLDVLQLRKRLLPKARRQALGTRLRLHSIDPRRSLAYAVSSFWGCLYLGPGAGAPQVADLIAKLYAWRDPATQQPVVHRVFRREEIFSGPACERLPDLIVAPAAGYTFSSKTFFREGTLLVPVAPGDFHAGTHESRGIFILNGAGVMQGAPGLSHEAALQDVMPTLLHWLGLPVPAHCDGRVRSEWFDRPAAAIAYHQPAATVQEEVAFSDEEERELQRRLQTLGYM; the protein is encoded by the coding sequence ATGAAGAACCCGCAACTTCCACCACGCGCCTTTTGTCTTGGCCTCGACGGCGGCACCTGGACGGTGCTGCAACCACTCATGCAAGCCGGGCATCTGCCGAACCTCGTGGCACTGGCGAACGACGGCCTGAGCGGCGTGTTGCATTCCACCATTCCGCCGATCACCCCGGCGGCATGGAGCACGTTTATGACCGGCTGCAATCCCGGCAAGCACGGCATTTTCGATTTTCAAGGCTATGACCGCCGCAGCAATCAGGCTTATCTCGTCAATGCGACTTCGCTGCGCGTGCCCACGCTCTGGCAGCTTCTCAGCCAGCACGGCAAACGCGTGGCGGTGGTGGACTTGCCGGTCACCTATCCGCCGCCGGCGGTCAACGGCGTGATCGTCAGCGGCTTGATGACGCCCGGCCGGGATTCGACCTTCACGCATCCCGCGGCTTTGCGCTCCGAGCTGGAGGCGCAGTTGGGTTATGAATGGCCGCTGTTGAAAGAAGAAGACGAGGGCGGACGTCTGCACGCGGACTTCGGTGCTTTCCTCAAAAAGATGCGGCTGTTTCTCGACAGCCGGGTGCAGGCCATGCTCCATCTCCTGCGGCGCGAGACCTGGGATGTTGCCCTGCTGCAACTGCAATGCGTGGATTTTCTGCAGCATGCGCTCTGGCCGCATCTCGATCCCGCGCATCCGGATTTTCAGCCCGAGCGCCGGCAACGCATCATTCGGGAGTTTTTCATACCGCTGGATCACGCCGTGGGCGAACTGGTGGCTGCCGCGCGCGCCAGCATGGGCGAACAAACCCTGGTGCTGGTGCTTTCCGATCACGGCTTCCAGGGCCATCGCATGCGTGCCGAGCTGAATCACTGGCTGCATGCCAACGGCTTTCTCGTGCCGCAGACCACAACCCCGGCGCGCTGGATGCGCCATGCCGGCTTGCTGCGCCGTCTGGACGTGCTGCAACTGCGCAAGCGGCTGCTGCCCAAAGCGCGGCGGCAGGCGCTGGGCACCAGACTGCGGCTGCACAGCATCGATCCCCGCCGCTCGCTCGCCTATGCGGTCAGTTCGTTTTGGGGATGCCTCTATCTCGGCCCCGGGGCTGGCGCGCCGCAGGTTGCGGACTTGATCGCGAAGCTGTACGCCTGGCGCGATCCCGCCACGCAGCAGCCGGTGGTGCACAGGGTCTTTCGCCGCGAGGAAATCTTCAGCGGGCCGGCGTGCGAGCGGTTGCCGGATCTCATCGTCGCACCGGCCGCAGGCTACACTTTTTCCTCCAAAACCTTTTTTCGAGAGGGCACGCTGCTGGTACCGGTGGCGCCGGGGGATTTTCACGCCGGCACGCATGAAAGCCGGGGCATTTTTATTCTCAATGGTGCGGGTGTGATGCAGGGCGCGCCGGGGCTGTCGCACGAAGCCGCACTGCAAGATGTGATGCCGACTTTGCTGCACTGGCTGGGTCTGCCGGTGCCGGCGCATTGCGACGGCCGCGTGCGGTCGGAGTGGTTCGACCGGCCAGCAGCCGCGATCGCGTATCACCAGCCCGCGGCAACGGTGCAGGAAGAAGTCGCATTCAGTGATGAGGAAGAGCGTGAGCTGCAGCGGCGGCTGCAAACTCTGGGGTACATGTAA